From the genome of bacterium:
TTGTTGGATACTTCTGTAACAGTGTCCCTGAAGAACTCATTATGGCAGTAGGAGCAGTACCTTTGCGACTATGTAATCAGGACTTACACTGTGCAGAAGCAGGAGAAGAAATTATACCCGGTGATATATGTCCTGTAATTAAGGCAATCTGCGGGAGTTTTGATGAATATATAAAAGCCGATATAATCGTCATTCCAGCAACCTGTGATGGCAAGGTAAAATTAGCAGAGATATTAAGCCCTGCTTTTAAAAACATCTACTTCATTGATATACCGAGGAACTCTGATTATACAAAGAGTATTGAACTGTGGGAGTCCGCCTACCTAAAATTTTATGAATACTTAAAGGATAGGTTTAAGGCAAAACCCACCAGAAAAGACCTTTTAAGTGCCTGCAAGACAGCAAATGAACGGACAAAGATATTCAGAAAAATATATCAATTGAGAGGCGAGAAAACAGGAGTTATAAACTCCTTTGACTATTTCACTCTTACTTCTGCATCTTTCTTACTCCCAGCGAAGGACTGGACAGAGAAGGCAGAAGTTCTTTACAGAGAAATGATAAATGAAAAAATAGAAAGGGATTATAAAAAGAGGATTTTACTTACGGGCTCTCCAGTAATATTCCCAAACTTTAAGATTCTTGAGATTATGGAGGATGCTAAATGTTATATTGGGGCTGATATTCTATGTTCTGCATACGGACATCTGTTTGACCCTGTAGAGGTAGATGAAGAAACAGAATCAGGTATTATAAGGGCACTTACACTAAAATATATTGCACCGAGCATATGCCCCTGTTTTC
Proteins encoded in this window:
- a CDS encoding 2-hydroxyacyl-CoA dehydratase family protein, whose amino-acid sequence is MKEEKGFIGEQYIKELKQLLEKKKNVYPDYRKEAERYRKLSNLKTMDFFYNVVAEKNIPKDSQVVGYFCNSVPEELIMAVGAVPLRLCNQDLHCAEAGEEIIPGDICPVIKAICGSFDEYIKADIIVIPATCDGKVKLAEILSPAFKNIYFIDIPRNSDYTKSIELWESAYLKFYEYLKDRFKAKPTRKDLLSACKTANERTKIFRKIYQLRGEKTGVINSFDYFTLTSASFLLPAKDWTEKAEVLYREMINEKIERDYKKRILLTGSPVIFPNFKILEIMEDAKCYIGADILCSAYGHLFDPVEVDEETESGIIRALTLKYIAPSICPCFLGVDKLLNAVLENVEKYSIDGVVYYNLRLCNVFEMDIPVLRSVLKNKGIPFLALKTDFSREDAGQLKTRLEAFMEMLG